A single window of Leopardus geoffroyi isolate Oge1 chromosome D4, O.geoffroyi_Oge1_pat1.0, whole genome shotgun sequence DNA harbors:
- the LOC123592408 gene encoding uncharacterized protein LOC123592408 — translation MCLCSPAWRPSDRRGLHGAHGTLKLHVDVGGGEGSAPGDPPISEAAPRRTCSRVHGHLAACAGSRRAEAHGDNKRGPGVHPATSWVGAGVRGGAPAVFRLPRFVIYKVRGTGRPLAHPKYENAIYGKPSCENDPALPLDETQRVWTASADTPRQLGDPGQCSLLCPRLPAHLPKERHHPRGPGPAAQKVYGRCDALTASSRYGCILPYSDEDGGPQDQLKNAISSILGTWLDQYSEDFCQPPDWSVSHLEASGGEGRTLKMAGQGCDASGLAAGRCLCRANSGDRQEAGQRGRPLPLPDRGAGARNHQHGPVWAQDECGH, via the exons ATGTGCCTCTGCTCACCAGCGTGGCGTCCGTCAGACCGCCGTGGGCTCCACGGAGCTCACGGTACTCTCAAGCTTCACGTGGatgtggggggtggagagggctcAGCCCCTGGGGACCCGCCCATCAGTGAGGCCGCCCCACGGCGCACATGCTCTCGTGTGCACGGACACCTGGCCGCCTGTGCTGGCTCGCGTCGTGCAGAAGCACACGGGGACAACAAGAGGGGGCCCGGTGTCCACCCGGCCACTTCCTGGGTTGGGGCAGGGGTGCGTGGGGGTGCCCCTGCTGTTTTCCGTTTGCCACGCTTCGTGATTTACAAGGTGCGGGGAACGGGGCGCCCACTTGCCCACCCGAAGTACGAAAATGCAATTTATGGGAAG CCCAGTTGTGAAAATGATCCAGCCCTGCCCCTGGATGAGACCCAGAGGGTGTGGACGGCCAGTGCAGACACCCCGAGGCAGCTGGGGGACCCAGGGCAGTGCTCTCTCCTATGTCCCCGTCTCCCTGCGCACCTCCCAAAGGAGCGCCACCACCCAAGAGGCCCGGGACCTGCCGCTCAGAAAGT GTACGGTAGATGTGATGCCCTCACGGCCTCCTCTAGATACGGATGCATCCTTCCTTATTCTGACGAGGACGGCGGACCCCAGGACCAACTGAAAAA tgCCATCTCTTCCattctgggcacctggctggaccAGTACTCGGAGGACTTCTGTCAGCCCCCAGACTGGTCTGTGTCCCATCTGGAAGCATCAGGGGGTGAAGGCAGAACGTTGAAGATGGCCGGGCAGGGCTGTGATGCGTCCGGGCTGGCTGCCGGTCGCTGTCTTTGCAGAGCAAACTCAGGAGATCGGCAGGAAGCTGGTCAGCGGGGACGCCCACTCCCTCTTCCCGACCGAGGGGCAGGTGCACGAAACCACCAGCATGGGCCAGTGTGGGCTCAGGACGAGTGCGGCCACTGA